One segment of Anopheles stephensi strain Indian chromosome 3, UCI_ANSTEP_V1.0, whole genome shotgun sequence DNA contains the following:
- the LOC118510154 gene encoding protein Lilipod, with the protein MEQDEEQEVPDIREQMFHNTVREHIIFMLLFLLLYLGSYALINRFRRRDRDDLFATDDDEITVYRISLWLCTFSFSVAVGAALLLPISIASNEVLILYPNSYYVKWLNSSLIQGLWNYIFLFSNLALFVLLPFTYLFTESSGFSGHKKGIMARVYETFTVFSLLAFIVFATTYIISALGDPDRNTFQALFNLARCHLPFLYSCVSFFGVLLLLVCTPLGFVRLFAVVGQVLVKPNLLRDVNEEFHAFNIEEATVRRKLANANLNIELKSVTTIDLTPAKLCSGLDDLYQIKLASNGSTHESAKLFERLRELESERKVLDKQRSSSALQRNLVYPIAMLLLLILTGIAVLLVVQNTLELLIGIKAVPLSTRQFTLGITSLSKLGPLGATLEVCIITYLGVTSTVGLYTMPFMYNVRPRRRNTSLTQLIANCGLVLILSSALPLLARILGITNFDLLGDFGQIEWLGNFMIVLLYNVVFGTAATLCLFNKFTATVRRELCARLKALFDYSSHIELSISQNASQLNHLHPASACTQQQQQHPSSAHTTNHTVVHPVVPATNEPATHQDKQHTITVENGTGSVVHHRHPHAFPAHTGENVAVAKDNRPALPTDHRVANVALKKTR; encoded by the exons ATGGAGCAGGACGAGGAGCAAGAGGTGCCCGACATACGGGAGCAAATGTTTCACAACACGGTCCGGGAGCATATC atcTTTATGTTACTCTTTCTGTTGCTTTATCTTGGAAGCTACGCGCTGATCAATCGCTTCCGGAGGCGCGATCGGGACGATTTGTTCGCTACTGACGACGATGAAATTACAGTGTATCGAATTAG CTTATGGTTATgcaccttttccttttccgtgGCGGTTGGTGCCGCCCTGCTGCTTCCCATCTCGATCGCCAGCAACGAGGTGCTCATCCTCTACCCCAACAGCTACTACGTGAAGTGGTTGAACAGCTCGCTCATACAAG GGCTCTGGAACTACATATTTCTGTTCTCGAATCTGGCACTGTTTGTGCTGCTGCCCTTCACCTACCTGTTCACCGAATCGTCCGGCTTCAGCGGCCACAAGAAGGGCATTATGGCGCGGGTGTACGAAACGTTTACCGTGTTTTCGCTGCTTGCATTCATCGTGTTTGCCACCACGTACATCATATCCGCCCTGGGCGATCCGGACAGGAACACCTTTCAGGCGCTGTTCA ATTTAGCCAGATGCCATTTGCCATTTTTGTACTCgtgtgtgtccttttttgGTGTACTGTTACTATTAG TTTGCACCCCATTGGGTTTCGTAAGACTGTTCGCTGTGGTGGGCCAGGTGCTGGTCAAACCTAACCTTTTGCGTGACGTGAATGAAGAATTCCACGCCTTCAACATTGAGGAGGCCACCGTGAGGCGCAAGCTGGCCAACGCCAACCTTAATATAG AGCTAAAGAGCGTAACGACGATAGATCTAACGCCGGCCAAACTTTGCTCCGGGCTGGATGATTTGTATCAAATCAAACTGGCCTCGAATGGCAGTACGCACGAATCGGCCAAGCTGTTTGAAAGACTGAGAGAGCTAGAGTCTGAACGTAAAGTGCTAG ACAAGCAACGCAGCTCTTCGGCACTTCAGAGAAATCTGGTCTATCCGATAGCGATGCTGCTATTGTTGATTCTAACCGGCATTGCGGTCCTGCTGGTCGTGCAGAACACGCTGGAACTACTGATCGGCATCAAGGCAGTACCGTTAAGCACGAGG CAATTCACGCTGGGAATTACATCCCTATCGAAGCTCGGACCGTTGGGCGCAACGCTGGAGGTGTGCATCATCACCTACCTGGGCGTTACGTCCACCGTAGGGCTGTACACGATGCCTTTCATGTACAATGTGCGTCCCCGGCGACGCAACACCTCCCTGACGCAGCTGATTGCGAACTGTGGGCTGGTGCTGATCCTGAGCTCAGCGCTACCCCTGCTCGCACGCATTCTAG gTATTACAAATTTCGATCTGCTCGGCGATTTCGGACAGATCGAGTGGCTGGGCAACTTTATGATCGTGCTGCTGTACAACGTGGTGTTCGGGACGGCGGCCACGCTCTGTCTGTTCAACAAGTTCACCGCCACCGTGAGGCGGGAGCTGTGCGCTCG ATTGAAAGCACTGTTTGACTACAGCAGTCACATCGAGCTCAGCATTTCACAGAATGCCAGCCAGCTGAACCATCTGCATCCGGCGTCGGCAtgtacgcagcagcagcagcagcatccatcATCCGCCCATACCACCAACCATACAGTCGTACATCCCGTCGTACCCGCGACGAACGAACCGGCCACCCACCAAGACAAGCAGCACACTATTACGGTCGAGAACGGTACCGGTAGTGTCGTGCATCATCGCCATCCTCACGCATTCCCGGCGCACACCGGTGAAAACGTTGCCGTTGCCAAAGACAACCGACCGGCGCTGCCTACCGACCACCGGGTGGCTAATGTGGCCCTCAAAAAGACACGCTAG
- the LOC118510158 gene encoding tetratricopeptide repeat protein 12, whose product MMSKEDEEAFEAGLSKVDEVMRILSLMTSGDKAKEQMGVAFADQFLGTDPATKRKEETSVENFIVRVNQERTVINHPAADEPPLEQPMQDKYAFMAEIERDAARRAAERREREQVAQGLRRAGNRAFRRAEYEQAINMYSKAIDQIRDSPILYNNRALAYIRIELYKRAIIDCDFVLSKLDEKNLRSWIFRAQGYYRLGETKAYEKSVAEARKHNPRELAYIDRIVREIEGKSAALESVGKVEQAGPTGGDGHAGEAEMVVAGAGSLVDRFATKPLPMDDVQSTSSGELSEG is encoded by the exons ATGATGTCCAAAGAGGACGAGGAAGCGTTCGAGGCCGGTTTAAGCAAGGTGGACGAGGTGATGAGAATACTCAGCCTAATGACCAGCGGTGACAAAGCCAAGGAACAGATGGGTGTCGCGTTTGCCGATCA ATTTCTTGGCACCGATCCGGCCACCAAGCGGAAGGAAGAAACCAGCGTCGAAAACTTTATCGTACGCGTGAACCAGGAGCGGACCGTTATCAACCATCCGGCAGCCGACGAACCGCCGCTCGAGCAACCGATGCAGGACAAGTACGCGTTTATGGCCGAAATCGAACGGGACGCAGCGAGACGGGCCGCGGAACGGCGCGAACGGGAACAGGTGGCTCAAGGATTACGGCGGGCCGGCAATCGAGCGTTTCGGCGCGCCGAGTACGAACAGGCGATCAATATGTACTCGAAAGCGATCGATCAAATACGCGACAGCCCGATACTGTACAATAACCGTGCGCTCGCCTACATCCGGATCGAGCTGTACAAGCGGGCAATCATCGATTGTGACTTTGTGCTCAGCAAGCTGGATGAGAAAAATTTACGCTCCTGGATTTTCCGTGCCCAAGGCTACTACCGGCTGGGGGAGACGAAGGCGTACGAAAAAAGTGTCGCCGAAGCGAGAAAACACAATCCCCGGGAGTTGGCGTACATCGATCGGATTGTGCGAGAAATTGAGGGTAAATCGGCCGCGCTCGAGTCGGTTGGGAAGGTGGAGCAAGCGGGACCGACTGGTGGTGACGGGCATGCGGGAGAAGCTgagatggtggtggcgggTGCTGGGTCACTCGTGGATCGATTTGCGACGAAACCTTTACCCATGGACGATGTACAATCCACCTCATCCGGTGAGCTTTCGGAAGGTTAG
- the LOC118510153 gene encoding putative polypeptide N-acetylgalactosaminyltransferase 9, translated as MVYTRPPSVWSIGFVNVVRVLRLPEEPLLCEEGITFSMRHVPYRSTTCRPEFILLSLLAIALVLIVHQYSRAVFEQNEVLQYRRNHGASLTKDLQDTPGHMGEPVLIPENQSVQLPNRVKEQIALGWQRQGYNQFVSDLISVRRELPDVRDSWCREKRYSPLDLPPVSVVIVFHDEALSVLLRTVHSVLNRTPPELIREILLIDDWSSLVELKTFLDDYFLPYSDKVRILRTTKRVGLIKGRVFGAKRASAEYLVFLDAHCECLPGWLEPMLELVVKKDISGKNVVAVPTIDWINETTLALQVGPSTGLYGAFDWNLSFQWRPRYDRRQPQVDNSLEPFDSPVMAGGLFCIEKDFFARLGWYDSGLQVYGGENMELSFKVWMCGGAIQIVPCSHVAHIQKRNHPYIGSYTKERELTMKNSLRVAEVWMDEYAEFLYRLHPDYRTLLTSQNPKTVDLNERRLLRSRLACRSFGWYLQNIFPEQDDPSRAQAMGWIRNENQSGGLCLTWPMRDRSLALLHCHGLGGQQIWFHRTAGEITREGHCLGVRVSGGSQGPEVVITLCTTSHTNTNAYKWLYLRQTGQLINVGTELCLVPASSRFRLAVVQCDPLEAASSSGTDTNSQRWTFQIDKI; from the exons ATGGTGTACACCCGGCCACCTTCAGTCTGGTCGATCGGTTTTGTAAATGTAGTGCGCGTGTTACGTTTGCCAGAAGAACCTCTTCTATGTGAAGAGGGAATCACCTTCAGTATGAGG cATGTGCCATACCGCTCAACAACTTGCAGACCCGAATTTATACTACTCTCCCTGCTAGCCATCGCTTTAGTGCTGATTGTCCATCAATATTCTCGGGCAGTGTTCGAACAGAATGAGGTGCTTCAGTACAGGCGCAATCACGGCGCGTCCTTAACCAAGGACCTACAAGATACTCCGGGACATATGGGAGAACCGGTACTAATACCTGAGAACCAATCAGTGCAACTACCGAACAGGGTGAAGGAACAGATAGCTCTCGGTTGGCAGCGGCAGGGTTACAATCAATTCGTATCCGATCTGATCTCCGTTCGCCGAGAGCTGCCGGATGTGCGTGATTCTTGGTGTCGTGAGAAAAGATATTCCCCGCTAGATTTGCCACCAGTGTCCGTTGTGATTGTGTTCCACGATGAAGCTCTATCGGTGTTACTGAGGACCGTGCACTCGGTGTTAAACCGCACACCTCCGGAGCTTATCCGAGAGATCCTGCTGATCGATGATTGGTCAAGTTTGG TGGAACTGAAAACATTTTTGGATGATTACTTCCTGCCGTACAGTGATAAGGTACGAATTCTACGAACTACGAAACGTGTTGGACTGATAAAAGGAAGAGTTTTCGGTGCCAAGCGTGCGTCCGCTGAATACTTGGTGTTTCTCGATGCTCACTGTGAGTGTCTTCCGGGGTGGTTAGAGCCCATGCTAGAGCTGGTGGTTAAAAAGGACATCAGTGGAAAAAATGTAGTTGCAGTACCCACAATCGACTGGATAAATGAGACGACGCTCGCACTTCAGGTGGGTCCATCAACCGGACTGTATGGAGCGTTTGATTGGAATCTAAGCTTTCAGTGGCGCCCACGGTATGATCGCCGCCAACCTCAGGTGGAT AATTCCCTGGAACCGTTTGATAGCCCAGTTATGGCCGGCGGACTATTCTGTAttgagaaggatttttttgctCGTCTAGGCTGGTATGACTCGGGACTGCAGGTGTACGGCGGTGAAAACATGGAGCTGTCCTTCAAGGTGTGGATGTGTGGTGGAGCAATTCAAATTGTGCCCTGCTCGCATGTTGCTCACATCCAGAAACGGAACCATCCTTACATTGGG AGCTACACTAAGGAGCGCGAGCTAACGATGAAGAACAGCCTCCGTGTGGCCGAAGTTTGGATGGATGAGTATGCCGAGTTTCTCTATCGCTTGCATCCCGATTACCGGACCCTGTTGACCTCACAAAATCCCAAAACGGTCGATCTAAATGAACGacgacttcttcgcagccggTTAGCGTGTCGATCGTTCGGTTGGTATCTGCAAAACATCTTTCCCGAGCAGGACGATCCATCGCGGGCTCAAGCGATGGGTTGGATTCGGAACGAGAACCAATCGGGCGGACTCTGTCTAACCTGGCCCATGCGAGATCGTTCACTAGCGTTGCTTCACTGCCATGGATTGGGAGGGCAACAGATTTGGTTTCATCGGACAGCGGGCGAGATCACTCGAGAAGGACACTGTCTTGGTGTTAGGGTTAGCGGAGGATCACAAGGACCCGAAGTCGTGATAACACTCTGCACCACCTCCCACACTAACACCAATGCATACAAATGGCTCTACCTTCGCCAGACGGGCCAGCTGATAAACGTTGGAACAGAACTATGTTTAGTACCAGCAAGCAGTCGTTTCCGTTTAGCAGTCGTACAATGTGATCCGTTGGAAGCTGCGTCCAGTTCCGGTACAGATACAAACAGCCAACGATGGACgtttcaaatcgataaaatatgA
- the LOC118510160 gene encoding ATP synthase subunit e, mitochondrial, whose product MADLGAPVRVSPLIRFGRWSFLAVGVAYGAYHQQRLAKREVGIREIEAQQKVIRDAKLAEEKKRNQAAEAKAIAELSAPTKK is encoded by the exons ATGGCTGATCTAGGTGCTCCAGTTCGTGTATCCCCGCTGATCCGG TTCGGCCGTTGGTCCTTCCTGGCGGTCGGTGTAGCATACGGTGCTTACCATCAGCAGCGCCTGGCCAAGCGTGAGGTTGGAATTCGTGAAATCGAAGCACAACAGAAGGTCATCCGTGACGCTAAACTGGCCGAAGAAAAGAAGCGAAACCAAGCAG CTGAAGCTAAGGCCATCGCTGAACTGTCTGCGCCCACCAAGAAGTAA
- the LOC118510159 gene encoding complex III assembly factor LYRM7, whose product MSSLRREALRWYKILQRTKNEVFSGDFRTISAARQRIREEYIKNKDITDEQQIKEKIQIAKDVDVELRRSVVQAVRKQPTVFEARITPDTRKMDNVMFDPDAELPPPRSKKCSDKK is encoded by the exons ATGAGCTCTCTCAGGCGTGAG GCCCTGCGGTGGTACAAAATCCTACAGCGCACCAAGAATGAAGTGTTTTCCGGTGACTTTCGCACCATCTCGGCCGCGAGGCAACGCATTCGGGAAGAATATATCAAGAACAAAGATATTACAGATGAGCAGCAAATCAAAGAG AAGATTCAAATCGCCAAGGATGTCGACGTCGAGCTGCGCAGATCGGTAGTGCAGGCCGTGCGGAAGCAACCGACCGTGTTCG AGGCGCGCATCACACCCGACACGAGAAAGATGGACAATGTAATGTTCGATCCGGATGCCGAGCTTCCTCCACCCCGGAGCAAGAAGTGTAGTGATAAAAAATAG